One genomic segment of Kordiimonas sp. SCSIO 12603 includes these proteins:
- a CDS encoding thioredoxin family protein, whose protein sequence is MAFNIIKSGAIAAALFSFTATHNVYATVDSGEEHASKLSYKPSQNAMADVEATLAKAKANGKLAMVIMGANWCHDSMAFLRRLESPEMQELVANRYEYAIVDVGYLENGSEIIQRFGKPVIYGTPTVLIINPENNKLLNNQNTHRWRDADSISVSDTVSYFAKLPVTGEAAEVSNPKLKALLAEINTFEKEQSLRVYRGFNLIGPMMELGKSERPKGFYNYWGQLRDFRYQITKDLDALKTEAAERVAAGEENITLSYPTYEPFDWEKEGFSISASE, encoded by the coding sequence GTGGCTTTTAATATTATTAAATCAGGCGCTATTGCAGCCGCTCTTTTCAGTTTCACAGCAACACACAATGTATATGCTACTGTGGATAGCGGTGAAGAACACGCCTCCAAGCTTTCCTATAAACCATCCCAAAACGCGATGGCTGATGTGGAAGCGACACTTGCGAAGGCCAAAGCAAACGGCAAACTGGCGATGGTGATTATGGGTGCCAACTGGTGCCACGATAGCATGGCTTTTCTTCGCAGGCTTGAAAGCCCTGAAATGCAGGAGCTTGTTGCCAATCGGTATGAATACGCCATTGTTGATGTGGGATATCTCGAAAACGGCAGTGAAATCATTCAGCGCTTTGGCAAACCCGTTATTTACGGCACACCTACTGTTCTCATCATCAATCCAGAGAATAATAAGCTTCTGAATAACCAAAACACACACCGTTGGCGTGATGCAGACAGCATCAGTGTATCAGACACAGTAAGTTATTTTGCTAAACTACCAGTAACAGGCGAAGCGGCCGAAGTATCAAATCCTAAACTGAAAGCACTTTTGGCTGAAATTAATACTTTTGAAAAAGAACAGTCCCTGCGTGTTTACAGGGGCTTCAATCTTATTGGCCCAATGATGGAACTCGGCAAATCAGAACGCCCGAAAGGCTTTTATAATTACTGGGGTCAACTACGTGATTTTCGCTATCAGATCACCAAAGATCTCGATGCTCTGAAAACAGAAGCGGCAGAACGCGTTGCTGCTGGTGAAGAAAATATAACTCTTTCCTATCCAACCTATGAACCGTTTGACTGGGAAAAAGAAGGCTTTTCTATCTCTGCTTCAGAATAA
- the gspN gene encoding type II secretion system protein N → MMLSWKKLTAVFTVAFISFFFLCLPASVVLSWAGVGNIFKYRVAEGNLWHMQITGASVRGFYLGDIDYKPSFSVASGELAGAVSYQGAGRTATFDFELEQNKVIHLRNASIGVPIKVVDVPLPITGILSAQASDFSYDLSSGCVGGELYLRSNMLNPVFENTPWNTPLLKGTAVCDAGVLKANLVGENEVAQISVDVFWRGGPLVNATMQVVPTLGAEAQLEAMMQLAGLVKRGNAWQKQLTMQF, encoded by the coding sequence ATGATGCTTTCCTGGAAAAAACTAACAGCGGTTTTTACGGTAGCTTTCATAAGTTTTTTCTTTCTTTGCTTGCCAGCATCGGTGGTGCTTTCTTGGGCCGGTGTTGGTAATATTTTCAAGTACCGTGTGGCAGAAGGGAACCTGTGGCATATGCAAATCACAGGCGCTTCCGTGCGCGGGTTTTATCTCGGTGATATTGATTATAAACCAAGCTTCAGTGTTGCTTCCGGTGAGCTTGCTGGAGCCGTTTCCTATCAAGGTGCAGGCCGTACCGCGACATTCGATTTTGAACTTGAGCAGAATAAGGTTATCCATCTAAGGAACGCGTCTATTGGGGTTCCTATTAAGGTGGTAGATGTTCCTCTTCCTATTACTGGTATTTTGAGCGCTCAGGCTTCTGATTTTTCTTATGATTTAAGCAGTGGTTGCGTGGGCGGAGAGCTTTATCTTCGAAGTAATATGCTCAACCCGGTTTTTGAAAATACTCCTTGGAATACACCTCTTCTCAAAGGAACAGCGGTTTGTGATGCTGGTGTGTTGAAAGCTAACCTTGTTGGTGAAAATGAAGTGGCACAAATTAGTGTCGATGTTTTCTGGCGCGGTGGACCTTTGGTGAATGCCACCATGCAGGTTGTACCGACGTTAGGTGCTGAAGCACAACTTGAGGCTATGATGCAACTTGCGGGGCTTGTGAAACGCGGAAATGCGTGGCAAAAACAGCTTACGATGCAGTTCTGA
- the gspM gene encoding type II secretion system protein GspM: MREYLNNLTDRERNSLVLMAAVIVLFLLYFALYRPLQAGNASAERSIAAAERVFETVQKAAQLAKAVGSSAQGQNREKDDRPVRVIVAVTARANGVNITRIQPAESGSVTLWIDSVSPQHFYAWTAQLGNDHDISPIKVSMQKTGNTGSVRVQVQFEGPSR, translated from the coding sequence GTGAGGGAATATCTAAATAACCTGACCGATCGCGAGCGGAACTCGTTGGTGTTGATGGCCGCTGTCATCGTGCTGTTTCTTCTTTATTTCGCGCTCTACCGACCGCTTCAGGCGGGGAACGCTTCTGCTGAACGTTCTATTGCAGCGGCAGAGCGTGTATTTGAAACTGTACAGAAAGCAGCCCAGCTAGCGAAAGCTGTAGGAAGTAGTGCTCAAGGGCAGAATAGGGAAAAAGACGATCGCCCGGTACGCGTGATTGTGGCGGTTACAGCTCGCGCAAACGGTGTGAATATTACCCGTATCCAACCTGCAGAAAGCGGATCGGTGACATTGTGGATTGATAGTGTTAGCCCACAGCATTTTTATGCCTGGACGGCACAACTGGGTAATGATCACGACATTAGTCCGATAAAGGTTTCGATGCAAAAAACAGGAAATACAGGCAGTGTGCGTGTTCAGGTTCAGTTTGAAGGGCCTTCTCGATGA
- the gspL gene encoding type II secretion system protein GspL, with the protein MIEHLVIKLASRGTDVEAAFIASADGKWLRSADIKSLDSSSYAGVWAVANGVDVSLFRQELPALPEGKIRKIIPSVMADQLGQGASEQHFAFWGGAETEKLVAVASDEYMRTVQTTLAGVGVTLTALVPDYCLLKADENTQAVFCSDGYCRVKMLDGTGFTVEAGIAPTMLGDLKARELSIEEEQAMYASVVHSQENLFQGSYAASAGFSAMFLLFKRAMFLFIAMCAVWGGTLYSEISNKEATADQLYAEAENLFSQAFPEVRRVVNVEVQARQQINRLQTGSASEFLQLSSALFKAVEQSETTLLEAIRFDADRGELVATLSFPSFAEGEKLKTALTQENIRLNEGSSRQENNRIYTDITLRSGQ; encoded by the coding sequence TTGATTGAGCATTTAGTCATAAAATTAGCCTCGAGAGGCACAGATGTTGAAGCTGCCTTTATAGCTTCTGCGGATGGTAAGTGGCTCCGATCAGCTGATATTAAATCATTGGATAGCAGTAGTTATGCAGGTGTATGGGCTGTTGCAAATGGCGTAGACGTATCGCTGTTTAGACAGGAATTGCCCGCGCTGCCAGAAGGAAAAATTCGCAAAATTATTCCTAGCGTAATGGCGGACCAGTTAGGTCAAGGAGCAAGTGAACAGCATTTTGCATTCTGGGGTGGTGCTGAGACCGAAAAGCTTGTTGCTGTTGCTTCTGATGAATATATGCGCACCGTGCAAACAACACTGGCCGGTGTTGGAGTTACCCTTACCGCCCTTGTTCCCGATTACTGCCTTTTAAAAGCAGATGAAAATACGCAAGCAGTGTTTTGTAGCGATGGTTATTGCCGCGTCAAAATGCTCGACGGTACAGGGTTTACCGTGGAGGCTGGTATTGCTCCAACCATGCTTGGCGACCTGAAGGCGCGTGAGCTTTCCATTGAGGAAGAACAGGCAATGTATGCATCCGTCGTTCATTCTCAGGAAAATCTGTTTCAAGGCTCATATGCTGCTAGTGCAGGCTTTTCAGCAATGTTTTTGTTGTTCAAGCGAGCAATGTTTTTGTTCATTGCGATGTGTGCCGTTTGGGGAGGTACGCTCTATAGTGAAATCTCCAATAAGGAAGCAACGGCTGATCAGCTGTATGCAGAAGCTGAGAATTTATTCAGTCAGGCATTTCCTGAGGTACGCCGTGTTGTGAACGTAGAAGTGCAGGCAAGGCAGCAGATTAACCGTTTGCAAACGGGCTCGGCTTCGGAGTTTCTTCAGCTTTCCAGTGCGTTGTTTAAGGCGGTAGAACAATCTGAAACTACTCTCCTGGAAGCTATTCGATTTGATGCAGATCGTGGTGAATTAGTTGCGACGCTATCATTTCCTTCGTTTGCGGAAGGAGAGAAACTGAAAACTGCTCTTACACAGGAAAATATACGTTTGAATGAAGGCAGCAGCAGGCAGGAAAATAACCGTATTTATACGGACATCACCTTAAGGAGCGGCCAGTGA
- the gspK gene encoding type II secretion system minor pseudopilin GspK: protein MGAWFKDDRGAALVTVLLIIMVMSAGVMLTLDTLTYTIRRSVAVQVYSQAKLYARGGEQMAQEAAEQLYNTDQAIKAVLGTGDEAAVSFPLDQGGYIKGYLRDASNCFNINSLVTAPERGLYISNEENILYFQRLLVNLGMSAGQGASLSSALVDWLDSDSRPSRGGAEDYDYSGLKIPYRAANSLMADITELRLVQGFTPEVLSVLEPYVCAVPEAAENRLNVNTLTVDQAPILAALVGEGLAVNDAARLIAERPGRGYSDIGSFWAETAFEGITIPQTVRSKADVWPRLFFAEISVKYIDADVKLTSLMQMENDGSSKIISRRYGALF, encoded by the coding sequence ATGGGTGCGTGGTTTAAAGATGACCGAGGCGCCGCGCTGGTTACAGTGCTGTTGATCATTATGGTGATGAGTGCAGGGGTAATGCTTACCCTTGATACACTTACTTATACCATCAGGCGGTCCGTTGCAGTTCAGGTATACAGCCAAGCCAAGCTATACGCTCGGGGTGGTGAGCAAATGGCGCAGGAAGCAGCTGAACAACTTTATAATACCGATCAGGCTATCAAAGCCGTACTTGGTACTGGTGATGAAGCCGCTGTATCCTTCCCACTTGATCAAGGGGGGTATATCAAAGGGTACCTCCGCGATGCCAGTAACTGCTTCAATATAAATAGCCTTGTTACAGCGCCGGAACGAGGTTTGTATATTAGTAATGAAGAGAATATTCTTTATTTTCAGCGGTTGCTTGTGAACCTTGGCATGTCTGCTGGGCAAGGAGCATCGCTTTCAAGTGCGTTGGTTGATTGGCTAGATAGTGATAGCCGCCCATCGCGCGGTGGTGCGGAAGATTATGATTATAGCGGACTGAAGATACCTTACCGCGCAGCAAACAGCTTGATGGCAGATATTACCGAGCTGCGCCTTGTACAAGGGTTTACGCCAGAAGTGCTTAGTGTCTTAGAACCATATGTTTGTGCTGTGCCAGAAGCTGCCGAAAACCGTTTGAATGTGAATACACTTACTGTGGATCAGGCACCTATTCTTGCGGCACTCGTTGGTGAAGGTCTTGCCGTGAACGATGCTGCCCGGTTAATTGCTGAACGCCCGGGGCGCGGATACAGTGATATTGGCAGTTTCTGGGCGGAAACCGCATTTGAAGGCATAACTATTCCTCAAACTGTCAGATCAAAGGCAGACGTGTGGCCACGGTTGTTTTTTGCTGAAATTTCGGTGAAATATATAGATGCAGATGTAAAACTCACATCGCTTATGCAAATGGAAAACGATGGCTCCAGTAAAATTATCAGCCGCCGTTATGGAGCATTATTTTGA
- the gspJ gene encoding type II secretion system minor pseudopilin GspJ, translating into MMQSLRNEAGFTLLETLIAVSLFALVGVMGVTLLTSYSASQTQLDQSEKFLSNVQQARALMQADLESAVKRPVRDLFGSNSTAVFQGYPPSRPGVVFTFVRGGHMGAFLSDEQPAIQRIDYVFGDGKLIRKSYRLPDATEETPVSEQILFDDVEAFTARFHAGDRWVEDWGTLAGGAARFPYLVELSIELRGRGTMKNIFSVGGGV; encoded by the coding sequence ATGATGCAGTCCCTAAGAAATGAAGCGGGTTTCACACTTCTTGAAACACTGATTGCGGTGAGCCTTTTTGCCCTTGTGGGCGTAATGGGAGTTACGCTGCTTACCAGCTATTCAGCATCCCAAACCCAGCTCGATCAGTCTGAAAAGTTTCTATCAAATGTACAGCAAGCCAGAGCGCTTATGCAGGCAGATCTAGAGAGCGCGGTAAAACGCCCGGTACGTGATTTATTTGGCTCCAATTCAACTGCAGTGTTTCAGGGATACCCGCCAAGTCGCCCTGGAGTGGTTTTCACGTTTGTACGTGGCGGCCACATGGGAGCATTTCTTTCCGATGAGCAACCCGCCATCCAACGCATTGATTATGTGTTCGGTGATGGAAAGTTGATCCGGAAAAGTTACCGATTGCCTGATGCGACAGAGGAAACGCCGGTTTCTGAGCAAATATTATTTGATGATGTAGAGGCTTTTACAGCTCGTTTCCATGCTGGAGATCGCTGGGTGGAAGATTGGGGTACACTTGCGGGTGGTGCCGCACGGTTCCCTTACCTTGTTGAATTAAGTATCGAACTGCGAGGGCGCGGCACCATGAAAAATATCTTCTCCGTTGGAGGTGGTGTGTGA
- the gspI gene encoding type II secretion system minor pseudopilin GspI, whose product MKAKHLIMAEDGFSLIELLVAVALLSLVAVTLLQSQSGATKNTAILQEKALALMVAENQIARLTGGALIPNIGNRSGEEDQLGVKFQWQENVRLAPGGKLLAMEVSVFREDGVKLAELVGFRRAE is encoded by the coding sequence ATGAAAGCTAAGCACCTTATAATGGCAGAAGATGGTTTTTCCCTGATTGAGCTTCTTGTCGCTGTTGCGCTCTTATCGCTTGTTGCTGTTACCTTGCTGCAAAGCCAATCTGGGGCAACTAAAAATACCGCCATTTTGCAGGAAAAAGCATTGGCTTTGATGGTGGCCGAGAACCAGATCGCGAGGTTAACTGGTGGTGCTCTTATTCCCAATATAGGTAACCGATCAGGTGAAGAAGATCAGCTTGGTGTGAAGTTTCAATGGCAAGAAAATGTACGGCTGGCACCGGGCGGTAAACTGCTGGCTATGGAAGTTAGTGTATTCCGTGAAGACGGTGTAAAGCTTGCGGAACTTGTTGGTTTCCGGAGGGCTGAATGA
- a CDS encoding prepilin-type N-terminal cleavage/methylation domain-containing protein translates to MKRFGKNDSGFSLVEMMVVLVIIGLMTSVVVLVLPSASNEKVARLTELRNALTAVSRDSVISGQVRGIRFNPRGYSVLTVREGKWEQVVDQRLGSWRSGELIAVSVEGADIDLTSDTGEVLRPHIWFLPTGERADFQIRFNFDGTQASIVTNPYGIEVQHES, encoded by the coding sequence ATGAAACGGTTTGGCAAGAATGACAGCGGCTTTTCCCTAGTGGAAATGATGGTGGTGCTTGTGATCATTGGTTTGATGACGAGCGTTGTCGTTCTTGTATTGCCTTCTGCTTCAAATGAGAAAGTTGCACGACTTACTGAATTACGGAACGCGTTAACGGCGGTTTCCAGAGATAGCGTAATCAGCGGGCAGGTTCGTGGTATTCGGTTTAATCCTCGTGGGTATAGTGTGCTCACTGTACGTGAGGGAAAATGGGAGCAGGTTGTTGATCAGCGTTTAGGTAGTTGGCGTTCCGGTGAGCTGATAGCTGTGTCTGTTGAAGGCGCAGATATCGATTTAACGTCGGATACTGGTGAAGTGCTGAGGCCCCATATTTGGTTTTTACCAACCGGTGAGCGTGCGGACTTTCAAATCCGCTTTAATTTTGACGGAACACAGGCATCTATCGTAACCAACCCATATGGGATTGAGGTGCAGCATGAAAGCTAA
- the gspG gene encoding type II secretion system major pseudopilin GspG has product MKNKMMTMLKALKKNSHKDDGFSLIELMVVIVIIGLLTTVIVVNVLPAQDRGLVTKAQVDITELEKALEMYRLETLRYPSLEDGLEALTKAPGGNSLRQEPFIKNLKKDPWGNDYVYLIPGENGAFDIMSYGADGRPGGEGLNADISNRAQPE; this is encoded by the coding sequence ATGAAAAACAAAATGATGACGATGCTGAAAGCGTTGAAGAAAAACAGCCATAAGGACGATGGCTTTTCTCTCATCGAACTAATGGTGGTGATTGTGATCATCGGGCTACTTACAACAGTTATTGTTGTGAATGTGTTGCCAGCACAAGACCGTGGTTTGGTTACCAAGGCACAGGTTGATATTACAGAGCTTGAAAAAGCATTGGAAATGTACCGGCTTGAAACACTTAGATACCCAAGCCTTGAGGACGGACTTGAAGCACTTACAAAGGCACCGGGGGGGAATTCTCTTCGTCAGGAGCCCTTTATCAAGAACCTGAAAAAAGACCCATGGGGTAACGATTATGTTTATCTGATCCCAGGCGAAAATGGCGCGTTTGATATCATGTCTTATGGGGCAGATGGTCGCCCTGGTGGTGAAGGCTTAAATGCTGATATCAGTAACCGGGCACAGCCGGAATAA
- the gspF gene encoding type II secretion system inner membrane protein GspF, with the protein MQAYEYDAFDAAGKAKSGIISAESERDARKRLQASSLFATSITLASEKKRTERKWFSKSDAIAPKDLAQITRQLATMLMAATNVEEALGAIASQSEKDNIRRVMTRLRSNVMEGKRLSQAMEQERTSFDALYIAMVAAGEASGDLARVLSNIADHREKALETQQKIQSALIYPIVLLVVAIGVITALMVFVVPKVVKQFESFGADLPALTQVVVGTSNFLVNYGLVFALVIVAAIGAFMFMMRRDAFRFAVHGMILKLPLIGRLVRTVNAARFARSLGTLIDGGSPVLEGLIAAKETIQNATMKKAVEAAVSQVKEGTATSSALRQCGAFPAMLAYMVAAGEKSGNLPEMLTSVASYLEREFDGFTKTALGLLEPMIVIFMGGIVGSIVLSIMLPILRLNSLVLA; encoded by the coding sequence TATTATTTCTGCTGAAAGTGAGCGCGACGCCCGCAAACGCTTACAAGCCAGTTCGCTTTTTGCCACATCTATCACGCTTGCTTCAGAAAAGAAGCGAACAGAACGGAAATGGTTTTCTAAATCAGATGCTATTGCACCTAAAGACCTGGCTCAGATTACCCGGCAGTTAGCAACTATGCTGATGGCGGCAACGAATGTAGAAGAAGCGTTAGGGGCGATCGCATCGCAATCTGAAAAAGATAATATCCGCCGTGTGATGACCCGTCTCCGCAGTAATGTGATGGAAGGTAAACGTCTCAGCCAAGCAATGGAACAGGAACGAACAAGCTTTGATGCGCTCTATATCGCGATGGTGGCAGCTGGCGAGGCATCAGGTGATTTGGCGCGAGTACTTTCCAATATTGCAGATCACAGAGAAAAGGCGCTTGAGACACAGCAGAAAATCCAGTCTGCTCTTATTTATCCTATTGTTCTTCTGGTGGTGGCAATTGGTGTAATTACGGCCTTGATGGTGTTTGTTGTGCCAAAGGTGGTGAAGCAGTTTGAAAGCTTTGGTGCTGATTTGCCGGCTCTTACACAGGTGGTAGTAGGCACTTCCAATTTCCTTGTGAATTATGGGCTTGTGTTTGCTCTTGTTATTGTAGCTGCTATTGGGGCTTTTATGTTCATGATGCGCCGTGATGCTTTTCGGTTTGCAGTACACGGTATGATACTGAAATTGCCGCTCATTGGAAGATTGGTGCGCACCGTAAATGCCGCACGTTTCGCGCGTTCTCTGGGTACACTAATTGATGGCGGCAGCCCGGTACTTGAAGGGCTTATTGCTGCCAAGGAAACAATCCAGAATGCAACGATGAAAAAAGCGGTGGAAGCAGCTGTTTCACAGGTTAAAGAAGGAACAGCAACGTCTTCAGCACTGCGGCAGTGTGGCGCTTTTCCTGCGATGCTTGCTTATATGGTGGCCGCAGGTGAGAAGAGCGGAAACCTGCCGGAAATGCTTACAAGCGTGGCCAGTTATCTGGAACGGGAATTTGATGGTTTCACCAAAACGGCTCTGGGGTTGCTGGAGCCAATGATTGTTATTTTTATGGGCGGAATTGTGGGTTCAATTGTTCTGTCCATCATGCTGCCGATCTTGAGGCTCAACAGCCTTGTATTGGCATAG